In the genome of Paracoccus tegillarcae, one region contains:
- a CDS encoding phosphatidylglycerophosphatase A yields the protein MERLLCIWFGAGLLKPAPGTWGSAVAVALGLLLYRIGHFPLLAVATLVVTVIGFWAVRRYTAGMTDPDKSEIVIDEVAGQWLALCFPAAGFWLMGLGVDNFPYPGWVAAFLFFRLFDIWKPWLVGRADRRGDAPGVMIDDLWAGLFAGIATMIAAAAFHIPMML from the coding sequence GTGGAACGGCTTCTTTGCATCTGGTTCGGCGCGGGCCTGCTGAAACCCGCCCCCGGGACTTGGGGCTCGGCGGTTGCCGTGGCACTTGGTCTGTTGCTGTATCGCATCGGGCATTTTCCGTTGCTGGCCGTCGCGACACTCGTCGTCACCGTCATCGGGTTCTGGGCGGTACGGCGATACACGGCAGGCATGACGGATCCGGACAAAAGCGAGATCGTCATCGATGAGGTCGCCGGCCAATGGCTGGCGCTGTGCTTTCCGGCGGCGGGGTTTTGGCTAATGGGGCTGGGCGTTGACAATTTCCCCTATCCGGGCTGGGTCGCGGCGTTCCTGTTCTTCCGCCTGTTCGACATCTGGAAACCGTGGCTGGTCGGGCGCGCGGATCGTCGCGGCGATGCGCCGGGTGTGATGATCGATGATCTCTGGGCCGGCCTGTTCGCGGGCATCGCCACCATGATCGCCGCTGCCGCCTTTCATATTCCGATGATGCTGTGA
- a CDS encoding bifunctional 2-C-methyl-D-erythritol 4-phosphate cytidylyltransferase/2-C-methyl-D-erythritol 2,4-cyclodiphosphate synthase: protein MTVIAPKSHAAIITAAGRGTRAGGDAPKQWQDLRGRPVLAHTLDAFAGFDRVILVVHPADMGRAIDSFAGQCTIITGGETRAASVRAALDSLEGSDITHVLIHDGARPLVSDAVIQGVLDALQEGAEAAAPALPVSDALWRGENGTVTGTAARDGLYRAQTPQGFFFTQISKSHRDHPHDAADDVELARKSGIPVAITPGDEDNLKITFPADFARAERILGARMNSAFDIRLGNGYDVHALGPGDHVTLCGIRIDHDHGLIGHSDADVGMHALTDAIYGALAAGDIGRHFPPSDPQWKGADSAIFLRHAADLARKKGFTIANADITLICEAPKIGPHAGAMQDRLARIMGVEAARISVKATTSERLGFTGRGEGIAAIATCALMKG, encoded by the coding sequence ATGACCGTCATCGCGCCCAAATCCCATGCGGCGATCATCACCGCCGCCGGGCGCGGCACGCGCGCGGGCGGCGACGCGCCCAAGCAATGGCAAGACCTTCGTGGCCGGCCCGTGCTGGCCCACACGCTGGACGCATTCGCCGGGTTCGACCGCGTTATCCTGGTCGTCCACCCTGCGGATATGGGCCGCGCGATCGACAGTTTCGCAGGCCAATGCACCATCATCACCGGTGGCGAGACCCGCGCCGCCAGCGTCCGTGCCGCGCTGGACAGCCTTGAAGGCAGCGACATCACCCATGTCCTCATCCATGACGGCGCAAGGCCGCTGGTCAGCGATGCCGTGATCCAGGGCGTGCTCGACGCGCTGCAAGAGGGCGCAGAGGCCGCCGCCCCCGCATTGCCAGTCAGCGACGCTCTGTGGCGTGGCGAAAACGGCACCGTCACCGGCACTGCCGCGCGCGATGGTCTCTACCGCGCACAGACACCGCAGGGTTTCTTCTTCACTCAAATATCCAAATCCCACCGTGACCACCCGCATGACGCCGCCGACGATGTGGAACTGGCCCGGAAATCGGGCATTCCCGTCGCCATCACGCCGGGCGATGAAGACAATCTGAAAATCACCTTCCCCGCCGATTTCGCGCGGGCCGAACGCATTCTGGGGGCGCGGATGAACAGCGCATTCGATATCCGACTGGGCAATGGTTATGACGTGCACGCGCTTGGGCCCGGCGATCATGTCACACTGTGCGGGATCCGCATTGACCATGATCACGGATTGATCGGCCATTCGGATGCAGATGTCGGCATGCACGCCCTGACCGATGCCATCTATGGCGCGCTGGCGGCAGGCGATATCGGTCGCCATTTCCCGCCATCGGATCCGCAATGGAAAGGCGCCGACAGCGCCATCTTTTTGCGTCACGCAGCCGATCTCGCCCGCAAAAAGGGGTTCACGATCGCCAATGCCGATATCACGCTGATCTGCGAAGCCCCAAAGATCGGCCCACATGCCGGCGCGATGCAGGACCGGCTGGCCCGGATCATGGGCGTCGAGGCGGCACGGATCAGCGTCAAGGCCACCACCTCGGAACGGCTTGGCTTTACCGGCCGGGGCGAAGGCATCGCGGCCATCGCCACCTGCGCCCTGATGAAAGGATAA
- a CDS encoding CinA family protein — protein sequence MIVTAESCTGGLIAGALTEVPGSSDVVDRGFVTYSNAAKTQMLGVEAETLAAHGAVSEEVAAEMATGALQHSQSQYAISVTGIAGPGGSEHKPEGLVCFGLAGPRGLRIETVEFGAIGRSQVRMATVEHALRMLMAALRA from the coding sequence ATGATTGTCACCGCAGAAAGCTGCACCGGGGGGCTGATTGCTGGTGCACTGACCGAGGTGCCCGGTTCCTCCGACGTCGTGGACCGTGGCTTTGTCACCTATTCCAACGCCGCCAAGACGCAGATGCTGGGCGTTGAGGCTGAGACGCTGGCTGCCCATGGCGCTGTCAGCGAAGAGGTGGCAGCAGAGATGGCGACGGGCGCCCTGCAACACTCGCAGTCGCAATATGCCATCTCGGTGACGGGTATTGCCGGGCCGGGCGGGTCCGAGCACAAACCCGAAGGCCTTGTGTGCTTTGGCCTGGCGGGACCGCGCGGGCTGAGGATCGAGACCGTTGAATTCGGCGCAATCGGGCGCTCGCAGGTCCGCATGGCAACCGTTGAGCACGCATTGCGGATGCTGATGGCCGCCCTGCGCGCCTGA
- a CDS encoding cytochrome b/b6 domain-containing protein has product MQAGNTTRNYGWVTRSFHWTIAILILTGMAIGLYAETLPSSTDSDIAQLFTTYSVHKTIGIAVLVLAVLRILWAITQPRPAPLHPNRRAETLLGETVHWALYCGMIIMPLSGWLRHSSAPGEFARIVWPFGQRLPGMPVDEIVSAAFSAIHKTSWLVLAALILLHVAGALKHALIDRDATLSRMGGRSTDLPEPPAGPHLPAFAAPLLALAIWAVAISLALGIGGEDDAPATAPVEQAQSAAPAEATAATEPASEAQPVAEATGPLWAVQQGNLGITVVQGNSPVTGQFADWDAEITYDPDTQTGQVSLSIPLESLSLGSVTSTALGPDFMKAGDHPISTFEADIRAEADGHIAEGTMTLAGAEAPVTLPFDLQIESDTATMTGQTALDRRDFDVGAGYADESTVGFTVTVDVDLTATRQ; this is encoded by the coding sequence ATGCAGGCCGGAAATACGACGCGCAACTATGGCTGGGTCACCCGCAGCTTTCACTGGACGATCGCGATCCTGATCCTGACCGGGATGGCGATCGGGCTTTATGCCGAAACCCTGCCAAGCAGCACGGACAGTGATATTGCGCAGCTTTTCACGACTTATTCGGTCCACAAGACCATCGGCATCGCGGTTCTGGTTCTGGCTGTTCTGCGTATCCTGTGGGCGATCACGCAGCCGCGCCCCGCGCCGCTGCATCCGAATCGCAGGGCCGAGACGCTGCTGGGCGAGACCGTCCATTGGGCCCTCTATTGCGGGATGATCATCATGCCGCTGTCGGGCTGGTTGCGCCATTCCAGCGCGCCGGGCGAGTTCGCGCGGATCGTCTGGCCGTTTGGCCAGCGCCTGCCGGGCATGCCGGTGGACGAAATTGTCAGCGCCGCCTTTTCCGCCATCCACAAGACCAGTTGGCTGGTCCTTGCCGCGCTGATCCTGCTGCATGTGGCCGGCGCGTTGAAACATGCGCTGATCGACCGCGACGCCACGCTGTCACGCATGGGTGGACGCAGCACGGATCTGCCCGAACCACCCGCAGGTCCGCACCTGCCCGCCTTTGCCGCGCCACTGTTGGCGCTGGCCATCTGGGCAGTGGCCATATCTTTGGCCCTTGGCATTGGCGGTGAGGATGACGCACCCGCGACCGCGCCGGTCGAGCAAGCCCAGTCCGCAGCCCCGGCAGAGGCAACGGCGGCGACGGAGCCTGCGTCAGAAGCCCAGCCAGTGGCAGAGGCAACCGGACCTTTATGGGCCGTACAACAAGGCAACCTGGGCATCACCGTTGTTCAAGGCAACAGCCCGGTGACCGGTCAATTCGCCGATTGGGACGCAGAGATCACCTATGACCCTGACACGCAGACAGGCCAGGTCAGCCTGTCGATTCCGCTGGAATCGCTAAGCCTGGGCTCGGTCACCTCGACCGCGCTTGGCCCGGACTTCATGAAGGCAGGCGATCACCCGATCTCGACCTTCGAGGCCGATATCCGCGCCGAGGCGGACGGCCATATCGCCGAAGGCACCATGACGCTTGCCGGCGCCGAGGCCCCTGTGACCCTGCCCTTTGATCTGCAAATCGAGAGCGACACCGCCACCATGACCGGTCAGACAGCGCTGGATCGCCGCGATTTCGACGTGGGCGCAGGGTATGCCGACGAAAGCACCGTGGGCTTCACCGTTACAGTGGATGTGGACCTGACCGCCACGCGGCAATAG
- a CDS encoding threonine aldolase family protein gives MNFASDNAWTAHPAVMEALNDANSGAVMGYGADEVTARAEAALREVLQAPDAVIRFVATGTAANALVCAQLSPSFGRIYCHADAHIETSECSAPEFFSGGAKLVTLQGEDGKITPDTLAAAIRHGEGGGLNEGRNAMVSITNATEWGTTYSAAEVAALADLAHGAGLPLHMDGARFANAVAGQNCSAADMTRRAGVDALCFGGTKNGAMAAEAVVFFDPAHAEGFDYRRKQTGHVYSKQRFLAAQMLALASDGLWLELGRAANAKAERLAEGIVSAGGALLAPRQSNAVFATIPAEAHQRARAAGAIYHLWPDKSAEGLDPVPIRLVTAWDTPDADIEAVIRLIAG, from the coding sequence ATGAATTTCGCATCCGACAACGCCTGGACAGCCCATCCGGCGGTCATGGAGGCGCTGAACGACGCCAATTCCGGCGCCGTGATGGGCTACGGCGCCGATGAGGTCACCGCGCGGGCAGAGGCTGCCTTGCGCGAGGTGCTGCAGGCACCCGACGCCGTGATCCGATTTGTGGCGACCGGAACGGCGGCGAATGCGCTGGTCTGCGCCCAACTGTCGCCCAGCTTTGGTCGCATCTATTGCCACGCGGATGCCCATATCGAAACCAGCGAATGCAGCGCGCCAGAGTTCTTTTCCGGCGGGGCCAAGCTGGTCACATTGCAGGGCGAGGACGGCAAGATCACGCCCGACACGCTGGCCGCCGCGATCCGGCATGGTGAGGGCGGCGGTCTGAACGAAGGCCGCAACGCCATGGTCTCGATCACCAATGCCACCGAATGGGGAACGACCTATTCTGCGGCCGAGGTTGCCGCGCTGGCGGATCTGGCCCATGGCGCCGGGCTGCCTTTGCATATGGATGGCGCGCGCTTTGCCAATGCTGTGGCCGGGCAGAATTGTTCGGCGGCCGATATGACCAGGCGCGCGGGCGTCGATGCGCTGTGTTTCGGCGGCACCAAGAATGGCGCGATGGCCGCCGAAGCAGTTGTGTTCTTCGACCCGGCCCACGCCGAGGGTTTCGACTATCGCCGCAAGCAAACGGGCCATGTCTATTCCAAGCAGCGCTTTCTGGCCGCACAGATGCTGGCGCTGGCGAGTGACGGGCTGTGGCTGGAACTGGGCCGCGCCGCCAATGCCAAGGCAGAGCGGCTGGCCGAGGGGATCGTATCGGCAGGTGGCGCGCTGCTGGCGCCCCGGCAATCCAACGCGGTCTTTGCCACGATTCCGGCCGAGGCGCATCAACGTGCCCGGGCTGCGGGCGCGATCTATCACCTCTGGCCCGATAAATCGGCAGAGGGGCTGGACCCGGTGCCCATTCGGCTGGTGACGGCATGGGATACGCCCGACGCGGATATCGAGGCTGTCATCCGTCTGATTGCCGGCTAG
- the fabD gene encoding ACP S-malonyltransferase: MRAFVFPGQGAQTIGMGQELARAYPAARDVFEEVNEALGEDLSGLIWNGDIETLTLTQNAQPALMATSLAAFRALEAEGINIQDANFVAGHSLGEYSALCAAGALTLADTARLLRMRGQAMQEAVPVGQGAMAAILGLDLETVEGIAREAAEDEVCQAANDNDPAQIVISGHKAAVERAAALAKERGAKRALMLPVSAPFHSVLMQPAAAVMADALAGVDIQPPAVPLIANVRAEAVIEPGAIRRLLVEQVTGAVRWRESIANLAEAGVTDFWEIGAGKALSGMIKRITKDATVRNIGAPDDVLAVKT, translated from the coding sequence ATGCGCGCATTCGTCTTTCCGGGGCAAGGTGCCCAGACCATTGGCATGGGCCAGGAACTGGCCAGGGCCTATCCGGCGGCCCGCGATGTCTTCGAAGAGGTCAACGAGGCTTTGGGCGAGGATCTGTCCGGCCTGATCTGGAACGGCGATATCGAAACGCTGACCCTGACGCAAAACGCCCAGCCCGCGCTGATGGCGACCTCGTTGGCGGCGTTTCGCGCGCTGGAGGCCGAGGGGATCAACATTCAGGACGCGAATTTCGTGGCTGGCCATTCATTGGGCGAATATTCGGCCCTCTGTGCGGCGGGTGCGTTGACGCTGGCCGATACGGCGCGGTTGTTGCGGATGCGCGGGCAGGCCATGCAAGAGGCCGTTCCGGTCGGGCAGGGCGCCATGGCCGCGATCCTTGGACTGGATCTGGAAACCGTCGAAGGCATCGCACGCGAGGCGGCCGAGGACGAAGTGTGTCAGGCCGCCAACGACAATGATCCGGCGCAGATCGTGATTTCGGGCCACAAGGCGGCGGTGGAACGTGCCGCAGCACTGGCCAAGGAACGCGGCGCCAAGCGCGCGCTGATGTTGCCCGTGTCGGCCCCGTTCCATTCGGTGCTGATGCAACCGGCGGCGGCGGTCATGGCCGATGCGCTGGCCGGCGTCGATATCCAGCCGCCCGCCGTGCCCTTGATCGCCAATGTCCGCGCCGAGGCCGTGATCGAGCCGGGCGCGATCCGGCGCTTGCTGGTCGAACAGGTGACCGGCGCGGTGCGTTGGCGCGAATCGATTGCCAATCTGGCCGAGGCCGGCGTGACCGATTTCTGGGAAATCGGCGCGGGCAAGGCGCTGTCGGGGATGATCAAGCGGATCACCAAGGATGCGACCGTGCGCAATATCGGCGCGCCGGATGACGTTCTGGCCGTCAAGACCTGA
- a CDS encoding matrixin family metalloprotease, which produces MPYVSDFTALTTGESRWNKADRLGTPTVVTYTFLDNGELPSLREHPPAYFFEDNVYRSMTGHQRGAVNKALDHYEAETGLVFVEVSDPEDASIKFLANRSTDDSATSWAYFPDTTTSNGDAYLGSVYATITFNPDMPETLDWSAGGPLYTLIVHEIGHAVGLEHPHDGMDDVYLTASKDNHDHTIMSYNWEWEGDATGRSRDTLAPLDLDALHYLYGEDADFSATWNAAGGFLVIAGTGGSDAFTAGRAPSLLRGGAGNDRITGAQFNDTLLGGVGDDRMDGGAGSDRLYADAGADRVYGGGAADTLTGGNGADYLHGQQGNDLIYGDEWGDTLIGAMGDDKVYGGAGNDLLTGDSGDDSLFGNIHHDTLRGGAGDDRLWGEQGADVLYGGDGHDSMFGGYDDDWLFGEFGDDLLDGGGGADALFGGDGYDRLLGRAGHDSLTGGNGSDILDGGDGRDRLNGQAGNDILRGGSAADVFVFGNGSGMDRIVDWQNGVDQIDLGGVNGFDDFSNVSDSARQNGDNVIIDLTGSSRIVIENAQLWQLDEGDFIF; this is translated from the coding sequence ATGCCTTACGTAAGTGATTTTACCGCCCTGACGACCGGAGAGTCGCGTTGGAACAAAGCCGACAGGCTGGGTACGCCAACGGTGGTTACCTACACATTCCTTGATAATGGCGAGTTGCCTTCGCTGCGCGAACACCCGCCCGCCTATTTTTTTGAAGACAATGTCTATCGATCCATGACCGGCCACCAGCGCGGCGCTGTCAACAAGGCTCTGGACCACTATGAGGCAGAGACCGGCCTGGTCTTTGTCGAGGTCAGCGACCCCGAGGACGCTTCGATCAAGTTTCTGGCCAACCGCTCCACCGACGACAGCGCGACGTCCTGGGCGTATTTTCCCGACACGACAACCAGCAATGGCGATGCCTATCTGGGATCTGTCTATGCGACGATCACCTTTAATCCCGACATGCCAGAGACCCTGGACTGGAGCGCCGGTGGCCCGCTTTACACGCTGATCGTTCACGAGATCGGCCATGCCGTCGGTCTGGAACACCCTCATGACGGGATGGATGATGTCTATCTGACGGCCTCCAAGGACAATCATGACCATACGATCATGTCCTATAACTGGGAATGGGAAGGCGACGCGACCGGAAGGTCGCGCGATACCCTGGCACCGCTTGATCTGGATGCGCTGCACTATCTGTATGGCGAAGACGCCGACTTTTCAGCGACCTGGAATGCTGCAGGCGGTTTCCTGGTGATTGCCGGAACCGGCGGCAGTGATGCGTTCACAGCGGGTCGCGCGCCCAGCCTATTGCGCGGTGGCGCAGGCAATGATCGCATCACCGGCGCGCAGTTCAACGACACATTGCTGGGTGGTGTTGGCGATGACCGCATGGATGGCGGCGCGGGTTCCGATCGTCTTTATGCCGATGCCGGCGCCGACAGGGTCTACGGTGGCGGTGCGGCCGATACGCTGACCGGTGGGAATGGCGCGGATTACCTGCACGGCCAGCAGGGCAACGATTTGATTTACGGGGATGAGTGGGGCGATACGCTGATCGGTGCCATGGGCGACGACAAGGTTTATGGCGGTGCCGGCAACGATCTGCTGACCGGCGACTCCGGCGATGATAGCCTGTTTGGTAACATCCATCACGACACGCTCCGGGGCGGCGCGGGCGATGATCGGCTGTGGGGCGAGCAGGGCGCCGACGTCCTGTATGGCGGTGACGGACATGACAGCATGTTCGGAGGCTACGACGATGACTGGCTCTTTGGCGAGTTTGGTGATGATCTGCTGGATGGTGGTGGTGGCGCTGACGCGTTGTTCGGCGGTGATGGGTACGACCGCCTGCTGGGACGCGCGGGCCATGACAGCCTGACCGGCGGCAATGGCAGCGACATTTTGGATGGCGGCGACGGTCGCGATCGTCTCAATGGTCAGGCAGGAAATGACATTTTGCGTGGCGGCAGTGCGGCCGATGTTTTTGTGTTCGGCAATGGGTCCGGCATGGACCGGATCGTCGATTGGCAGAACGGTGTCGACCAGATTGATCTGGGCGGCGTGAACGGCTTTGACGACTTCTCAAATGTGTCGGATTCTGCGCGTCAAAATGGCGACAACGTGATCATCGATCTCACCGGCAGCAGCAGGATCGTTATCGAAAACGCCCAGCTTTGGCAGCTTGACGAGGGCGATTTCATTTTCTGA
- the purL gene encoding phosphoribosylformylglycinamidine synthase subunit PurL: MQEPTITPDLIASHGLKPDEYDRILEIIGREPTFTELGIFSAMWNEHCSYKSSKKWLRTLPTTGPQVICGPGENAGVVDIGDGQAVVFKMESHNHPSYIEPHQGAATGVGGILRDVFTMGARPIAAMDSLSFGRPDHPKTPHLVKGVVEGVGSYGNCFGVPNVGGEVRFHRSYDGNCLVNAFAAGLADTDKIFYSAASGVGMPVVYLGAKTGRDGVGGATMASAEFDDTIEEKRPTVQVGAPFTEKCLLEACLELMASGSVISIQDMGAAGLTCSAVEMGDKGGLGIKLALDHVPQRETGMTAYEMMLSESQERMLMVLKPEKEAEARAIFEKWDLDFAIVGETIAEDRFLILHGNEVMADLPLSKLSSSAPEYDRPWVETPPAEPAAALPPIKPLAALRALIGSPNYAHKAWVWEQYDTQVGADTIRRPGMGAGVVRVHGTSKGLAFTSDVTPRYVRANPFEGGKQAVAEAYRNLCAVGALPLATTDNLNFGNPEKPEIMGQLVGAIKGIGEACIALDFPIVSGNVSLYNETDGKGILPTPTIGGVGLIDNLSNLIAGLPEDGDLAILVGSTQGHLGQSALASEAFDTETGDAPPVDLALERKHGEFIRENRSHLRAATDLSDGGLALAAFEMAEEAGIGLRLDSEDIGQLYGEDQARYLVACDAAGAMALMKAAQNAGIPSQQVGSFGGMAIQMGEDAADLAELSQLYRSAFATAIRGDLPDHT, translated from the coding sequence ATGCAGGAACCGACGATCACCCCCGACCTGATCGCTTCGCACGGCCTCAAGCCCGACGAATACGACCGCATTCTGGAGATCATCGGACGCGAGCCGACATTCACCGAACTGGGCATCTTTTCGGCCATGTGGAACGAGCATTGTTCCTATAAATCCTCCAAGAAATGGCTGCGTACCCTGCCCACGACCGGCCCTCAGGTCATTTGCGGTCCGGGCGAAAACGCCGGTGTCGTCGATATCGGCGATGGTCAGGCCGTGGTTTTCAAGATGGAAAGCCACAACCATCCCTCCTACATCGAACCGCATCAAGGCGCGGCCACCGGCGTCGGCGGCATCCTGCGCGACGTGTTCACCATGGGCGCGCGCCCGATTGCGGCCATGGATTCGCTGTCCTTCGGCCGCCCCGACCACCCCAAGACCCCGCATCTGGTCAAGGGTGTGGTCGAAGGCGTCGGGTCCTACGGGAACTGCTTCGGTGTGCCCAATGTCGGCGGCGAGGTTCGCTTTCACCGCAGCTATGACGGCAATTGTCTGGTCAACGCGTTCGCCGCAGGCCTGGCCGATACCGACAAGATCTTTTACTCCGCCGCATCCGGCGTCGGCATGCCGGTCGTCTATCTGGGCGCGAAAACCGGGCGCGATGGCGTTGGCGGGGCGACCATGGCATCGGCCGAGTTTGACGACACGATCGAGGAAAAACGCCCCACGGTTCAGGTCGGCGCGCCCTTTACCGAAAAATGCCTGCTGGAGGCCTGCCTTGAACTGATGGCCTCTGGCTCGGTCATTTCCATTCAGGATATGGGCGCCGCCGGCCTGACCTGCTCTGCCGTTGAAATGGGCGACAAGGGCGGCTTGGGCATCAAGCTGGCGCTGGATCACGTGCCGCAGCGCGAAACGGGCATGACCGCCTATGAGATGATGCTGTCGGAAAGCCAGGAACGCATGCTGATGGTGCTGAAGCCTGAAAAAGAGGCCGAAGCCCGCGCGATCTTTGAAAAATGGGATCTGGATTTCGCCATCGTTGGCGAAACCATCGCCGAGGACCGGTTTCTGATCCTGCATGGCAACGAGGTAATGGCCGATCTGCCGCTGTCCAAACTCTCGTCCAGCGCACCGGAATATGACCGGCCCTGGGTCGAAACACCGCCAGCTGAACCCGCCGCCGCTCTGCCCCCGATCAAACCCCTCGCCGCGTTGCGCGCGCTGATCGGCAGCCCGAACTATGCCCATAAGGCATGGGTCTGGGAACAATATGACACACAGGTCGGCGCCGACACGATCCGCCGTCCCGGCATGGGCGCAGGCGTCGTGCGTGTGCATGGCACCAGCAAGGGGCTGGCCTTTACCAGCGACGTGACCCCGCGCTACGTCAGGGCCAACCCGTTCGAGGGCGGCAAACAGGCCGTCGCCGAGGCGTATCGCAACCTTTGCGCCGTGGGCGCCCTGCCGCTGGCCACAACCGACAACCTGAATTTCGGCAATCCCGAAAAGCCCGAGATCATGGGCCAGTTGGTCGGCGCCATCAAAGGCATCGGCGAGGCCTGCATCGCGCTGGATTTCCCGATCGTCTCAGGCAATGTGTCGCTTTATAACGAAACAGACGGCAAGGGCATTCTGCCTACCCCGACCATCGGCGGGGTCGGTCTGATCGATAACCTCTCGAACCTGATTGCGGGTCTGCCCGAGGACGGCGATCTGGCCATCCTCGTCGGCAGCACGCAGGGCCATCTTGGCCAATCCGCGCTTGCCTCCGAGGCCTTTGACACCGAAACCGGGGATGCCCCGCCCGTCGATCTGGCGCTTGAACGCAAGCATGGCGAATTCATCCGCGAGAACCGCAGCCATTTGCGCGCGGCAACCGATCTCTCCGATGGTGGCCTCGCACTGGCAGCATTCGAGATGGCAGAAGAAGCAGGTATCGGTCTGCGTCTGGACAGCGAAGATATCGGCCAACTCTATGGCGAAGATCAGGCGCGTTATCTGGTCGCCTGCGACGCAGCGGGCGCGATGGCCCTGATGAAAGCAGCCCAGAACGCCGGTATCCCATCTCAGCAGGTCGGCAGCTTTGGCGGTATGGCGATCCAGATGGGCGAGGACGCCGCTGATCTGGCCGAACTGTCGCAACTCTACCGCAGCGCCTTCGCCACCGCGATCAGGGGCGATCTGCCGGATCACACATGA
- a CDS encoding acyl carrier protein: MSDIADRVKKIVVEHLGVDEDKVVESASFIDDLGADSLDTVELVMAFEEEFGIEIPDDAAETIQTFGDAVNFIKGAV; the protein is encoded by the coding sequence ATGAGCGATATCGCTGATCGGGTGAAGAAAATCGTTGTCGAGCATCTTGGCGTTGACGAAGACAAAGTTGTCGAGTCGGCCTCGTTCATCGACGACCTGGGCGCAGACAGCCTTGATACCGTCGAACTGGTGATGGCTTTCGAAGAAGAATTCGGGATCGAGATCCCTGATGACGCTGCCGAAACCATTCAGACCTTCGGCGATGCGGTCAACTTCATCAAAGGCGCCGTCTGA
- the fabG gene encoding 3-oxoacyl-ACP reductase FabG, producing MFDLSGKNALVTGASGGIGGAVAEALHQAGATVALSGTREGPLKELADKLGERAHVVPANLSDPAAVDALPKAAAEAMGSVDILVNNAGITRDNLFMRMSDEEWSQVIEVNLTSSFRLCRGVLRGMMKARWGRIVNITSVVGTTGNPGQGNYAAAKAGLVGMSKSLAYEVASRGITVNCVAPGFIETAMTDKLNEQQKSAILTQIPAGRMGGAGDIGTAVLYLASPEAGYVTGTTLHVNGGMAMI from the coding sequence ATGTTTGATTTGAGCGGAAAGAACGCGCTGGTCACGGGCGCGTCGGGCGGGATCGGTGGCGCGGTGGCCGAGGCGCTGCACCAGGCAGGCGCGACGGTGGCGCTGTCGGGAACGCGCGAAGGGCCGTTGAAGGAACTGGCCGACAAGCTGGGCGAGCGCGCTCATGTGGTACCCGCCAACCTGTCCGATCCGGCGGCCGTCGACGCGCTGCCCAAGGCGGCAGCCGAGGCGATGGGCAGCGTGGATATTCTGGTCAACAATGCCGGCATCACCCGCGACAACCTGTTCATGCGCATGTCGGATGAGGAATGGTCGCAGGTGATCGAGGTGAACCTGACCAGCTCTTTCCGCCTGTGCCGGGGTGTGTTGCGCGGCATGATGAAGGCGCGTTGGGGACGCATCGTCAATATCACCAGCGTGGTCGGCACCACCGGCAATCCGGGCCAGGGCAACTATGCCGCCGCCAAGGCCGGTCTGGTCGGCATGTCGAAATCACTGGCCTATGAGGTCGCCAGCCGCGGCATCACCGTGAACTGCGTCGCGCCGGGCTTTATCGAGACGGCCATGACCGACAAGCTGAATGAGCAGCAAAAATCCGCAATCCTGACGCAGATCCCTGCCGGTCGCATGGGCGGGGCCGGCGATATCGGCACGGCGGTCCTGTATCTGGCCAGCCCCGAGGCAGGCTATGTCACCGGGACCACGCTGCATGTGAATGGCGGTATGGCGATGATCTGA